The Mus musculus strain NOD/MrkTac chromosome 11 genomic contig, GRCm38.p6 alternate locus group NOD/MrkTac MMCHR11_NOD_IDD4_2 DNA window TCTTCTCTCTAATACCAAAGTTTGGGGCTCATTCACTAGGTATGGATCAAAATACATACGGAAAAGTATTGCATCCATGTTATAGACCCTAGTAATGATGGCATTGAGTCTTCCAAATGTTACAACACAATGTCTCTCTAGCAAACATGGCACTGTAAGGTAAGTTTTTGTATTTTCACATTATAATGCTGTTTGTAGAAACAGAGTAAGTTGAAAGAACTCACCACTGAAGTGCTGTGTATATTACAACATGGTTCTTGATATCTTAGGCTATCTCTCTCTATTGCATTCCCTTCAACTCTGATGCCTCTAATGTTCCCTGgacataaattattttatatttgtttgtgttttgtgtatttatttgtgtgtggtatACAGAAGTGTATCTGATTGATCATGTGTAGGTATGCCTATTTATGGGAGTGTATGCATGCAGGGGCTTGAGGTTGCTAAAcagatgtcttcctcagttgttcTCCATGTTATTTTCTGATCCAGTCTCTTCAAGAAACCAAAGCTCTCTGTTTCAGCTAGGCTAGCTAACCACTGagctcagagatccctggtctcTACACCAATAAGCTGATGTTATAGATGCATGGCCATGCAAGACTTTAATGCCTgtggttcaaactcaggtcctcatacatgtgtgacaagtactttCCCATCTGAGCCATGTCCTTAtcccttcctggtgataccttcGTAACAGGAAAAGAAGTAGAGTAGCCATCTGTTTAATTGTTTCATTGTCAGTAAGTcaattcagggctggagagatggttcagtgattgaAGAAACTGGTTAGACTTAGATTTGATTCCCAATAccatcatggtggctcacaaccatctgtaagtctagTTACAGAGAACTAATGCTCCATTTTGGCCACCATGGGCACTAGCACACATGTGGCCGTggacatatatgcaggtaaaacatctacacatataaaatgaaaacaagtttATCTTAATAGGAAATTGGATGTAAAGATTGGAATGTTTAGTGTCTATAGATGGCAAGAGAGATTCTCCTACCTAAATTGCTTCCAAATGAGTCCTCATGTCTTTCTGCAGTATAACTAGCTCCTATGTTCTAAATGGACCTTGGACTGAGGTAGACTGGTCATTTCTTTCCTCTCAACTTCTATAGCATGTGCCTGAAGAATTAGAAGAGTGAGGGCATATAGACAAATAACATCTTCTTTTTGAGGTAGGAGAGCTAGATACATACCAACAagaagggtggtggtggtagcatgCTACCTACTCCAGGGTGAAGCTGGCAGAGGAGAAGCTCAGGAGGGCTTTCAAGGGGCCAAGGTTTTGTTGCCTTTTAAATGCTTATGTTTAACTGCTCCATGGTCCACCATCACCTCAGCCTTCAGAGAGGACATGAAGAAATTGTAGCTTTTCAAAAAGTGGGAATAGTATTATGGGTAAGGttacttcttttctcctcttaCTTTTGCCaggaggttgttgttgttgttgtttttctgttttgtcttgtcaTTAGTGTTTTGATctgccagtatttttttttttacttactctgggtttggaaaacaaaaactaagggaactgtggtttctgtttttcTGCCCTGTCTGTGTCCTGAAATGATGAGTGCAGCAATGACTCGGTAGAGGGAAATgatagggagagaggaaagactcACCATCAGGAGTTAGTCTTTCATGGTCATTCTCCATACGTTCATACATTCAGTCAATTCAGGGACTATGATCAGTTCCTTGACCCCTGAAGTGGTTTGTTTGTATTGTCTACTCCATGGTTTCTAGTTCTTTTGTGCTCTTCTACCAAACCAGTACATTGTTTGCACTCGCTGTGTTCTCTGAACAAGTGAGATTGGTTATGGTGCTGGATATTCCTTGCGCAGCTTCGCCAGAGCTGTCAGATAACAGCAGAAAAACAACTCattttgtctccattttcattggTATGGTTTTCTCCATATATCGCACCCTAAGCTGCATGTGTAATCATTTCCATTCTCCTAGCTGAAAACAAAGCTCTGAAGTGAGATTATCTAGATTTGACACCTAGAACTATTGCCCAATAGGTGTGAGATCCTAGATGAATTACAAAATGAGTATAGATGTTTGgttatttctcttaaaaataaaagtaatggtACCCATCTCATAAGGTCcttatgaaaaataaagaaggccATGTGTTTCATGTGAATATCCTGATATAGAGAAAGAGTCAGCTCAGGTAATTGTTGCTGTTGACTTACTAATGATACCACTGTCAGCATTTTACCACCACTTTCACTGTGACAATATTCCAGAGTTATAAGAGTGGAGAATAGTTCTTAGATTTCTGCATTATTTGTACCTATTTATTCATTGAATTCCACTCATGACACActtataaaactttttttaatccaGTGATAAAGTTTGAAAATAGTGTATTATACATGCTAACCAAGTATTCTACTACTGAACTACACCCACAGCTTGTGCTGACTAGTTGTATGAcaacttgacaccagctagaGTCCTTTGGAAAGAAGGAACcccagttgagaagatgcctccaccaAACTGGTTTCTAGGCAATCCCGTAcaacttgtttttaaagaaatgattgaTGCAGAAGGtaacagctcattgtgggtgatgATCCTAGATACCAcaagaaagaagatggagaaacATGGTatgcagcatttctccatggcttctgcatcagttcctaccTGCTTAAGTTTTTGGACTCACTTTCTATgttgatgaactgtgatgtggaaatgtaaacaaaacaaatattttcctccccaagttgcttttggtcgtgatcttttatcacagcattagaaatTCTAAGCCCAAGTCCCTTTTAATTTTAGATTGAGATGGGTCTTATTAAGTtgtcagactggtctcaaacttgctacaTGGCCCAGGTAGGCCTTGAGCTTCAGGTCCTCCAGCTTTAGCTTTCCAAGTGGCTGTGATAACAAGTGTACATTCAGAAGAACTTTCTTAAAGAATTTGGTATTTCTGAATTTAATCTATGCCCTTGTATCATTGCTTTATGTAACTATTTATTACATacttagaaaaatacaaaataatgaaGTAATCTTTCATTACTTACAAGTGTtagatttagattttaaaatgtcttcctAAAGCATTGGCTTTGTGTATGTTTATACATTCATACAAATCATTCTTAAGTCTGAAACCGTTAAAAGAAGTCAACATGGAAAGAGGAAATCAAACTGTTGTTTCAGAATTCCTCCTCCTGGGCTTGCCTATTGAACCACACCAGCAAGACCTTTTCTATGCCCTGTTCCTGTCCATGTACCTCACCACTGCCCTGGGgaacctcatcatcatcatcctcattcACCTGGACTCCCAtctccacacacccatgtacttgtTTCTCAGTAACCTGTCCTTCTCTGACTTCTGCTTTTCCTCTGTGACCATTCCCAAATTGCTGCAGAACATGCAAAGCCAAGTTCCATCCATACCCTATGCAGGTTGCCTGGCACAAATGTACTTTTTCCTGCTTTTTGCAGATCTCGAGAGCTTCCTCCTTGTGGCCATGGCCTAtgatcgctatgtggccatctgcttcCCCCTACACTATACTAGCATCATGAGCCCCAAGCTGTGTCTCTGCCTGGTGGCACTATCTTGGCTACTGACCACAGTCATCTCTTTGTCACACACACTGCTCATGGCTCGGCTCTCCTTCTGTGCTAACAATGTGATTCCTCACTTTTTCTGTGATATGTCAGCTCTTCTGAAGTTAGCCTGCTCTGACATTCAGATCAATAAGTTGATGATATTTATCTTGGGAGGACTTGTCATTATTGTCCCATTCCTGCTGATATTTTCATCCTATGCACGAATAGTGTCCTCCATTCTCAAGGTCCCCTCTTCTAGAAGCATCCGCAAGGCCTTCTCCACCTGTGGTTCCCACCTCTCTGTGGTGTCTCTTTTCTATGGGACAATCATTGGTCTCTATTTATGTCCATCAGCTAATAATTCAACCATTAAGGAGACTGTCATGGCTGTGATGTACACAGTGGTGACCCCTATGCTGAACCCCTTTATCTACAGCTTCAGGAATCAGGATATAAAGGGAGCTTTTAAAAAGGTGTTTTCAAAGCAGATGGCTAACTTTTCTCTGAGATAGTGACTCTAAATATTAAAACATGTTTTCCAATAGTAGGCCCAATTTCAAATGGTATGCAGGGGCTTTCTTCAACTTTCAATAGTTTGAATTTCTCATGCCACTTAAATTTAGCACTATACTTCAGGTGTGACATAAGTTAAGATCTAACAAATCCTAAGTGCTTCTTGATTATCATCTGAGTCTGAATTAATACTAACGTTGGTGTTTAGTGTTCAAAGAATATAAAGATCTTTCTAGTTCCTGGAAAGGCACTTCAACTCCTTAGTCACTTTGGCACTTTGCTTCTGACAAACATACTTATTCTAAAAGGATTATTTCCAACTTAATATATGCATGGTCTCAATAATGCATTTGTTCTGTGGAGTCATATTTCTTGTTTCAAATTACTTTATAGCTTCCTTTCATGTGTTCATTAAAAGCTTATTTAATGATAATATATTAAAACTATCATTTCTTTTGGAAGTCAAAGCACCAATAATTTGTTTGCTAATTGTGAACTATTGATTATGTCTACATATTGGATGTCAATTCCTTTTTTGAATTAAAGTTGTGTAATCTGAAACAAGCTATCTAGTCCCATTACATGTCACATAATTTACAGATTTTAAAGCATAGCCCATGGTATAGTATAAGGAAATGTAAATAGTGATAGGTCTAGAATCTATTTGTTATTCCTAGATACGGTTTTTCTCCCTTATATGTTGAAATAATGCGATGCTCTCTTTATttcctgaaaaaaatatataagcctCTTGTAGATATATGATCACTAACTCCTAAAATGAACAAAGCCTTGCTCATTGCTTTACATATTTATTCTAGATGATTTCTTgagtgcattttcttttttattggatattttctttatttacatttcaaatgtcccagtTTCCCTACCTCCTGGAAACACACTATCAcatcctccctacccctgcttctatgagggtgttcctacaCACGCCTCCCTGCCCTCCATTCCCCTAAACTgcggcatctattgagccttcataggaccaaggacctctcctcccattgatgcctgacaaggccatcctctgcagctgaagccatgtgtactcctttgctgacgtcttagtccctgggagttctggggggtttGATTGGTTGATGttattgttcttcccatggggtttcaaaccccttcaactccttcagtcctttctctactttTCTATTGGGGACTTCACGCTTAGTCCAATGGTTTTGAGTGTATTTCATATTTcctaaaatatatcttaaaaactACCTTTGAAAGGAAATCTTCCTAGTAATGTCTATGTTGACACTATTTACTTTTCCAAAAAAAATGTATTGACTACTAAAATAGTCCATGCCTGCTTGAAGGTATCTATGTAGCAAACTGTCCAAGGCCTCTCACAGTCCTGTCCCCTTCTCTATTAAAGCCATTAAAAGTTGTTATTCTATATATTGCCTATACACAACCtagaattatatataataaataagtagaaCTAAAGACATATTGAATTGCTTTCACTTAAAAAATGTACTGTTAACTCAACATTTCTCATAAGGACTTGTAAtgctttttgatatttttttcctgttctgtttTGATGCAAAGTCTCTCTATGATGTCCATGCTGGCATTGAATTTACAGTGATCCTTGTTCCTTGACCTTTTTAGTTCTGTTACTACAAATGTGTACCTCCACCACATCTGACAGGACTTGTGacacttttaaaataatgcaTTTCAGCAACTTACTTTTGGTGGACTtttgggttgttttcagtttatCCTTAATTTAAATAATACTGTCTCAATTTTATGTCTTAATCCCCAATATTTTGTAGTATTGTCCTATTTTCTTATGATAATCTTCTCAGTAACAAGTATATTAACTCAGAGAATACAGTCATTTTATCATCGGGTAGAAACTGCCAAATTGTGGAAGACATGCTTCTTCTTCTCTAAGCTCCCCAAAGAAAATGGGGATGTAACTGCTCTTTAGGGTTCCCAATGTTGGAAATTTGGCTCTCATATGTTTATTGCCCATATGGCTAAAAAGtgagattttattgtttttaagctAAACTACTACATGTAATGGTGAAGTCAACTTTTATATTTGTCAGCCAATTTTCCTTTCATGTGTTATTAGGGCAACATCTTTTTCTTAAgctgctttctttttgttttcctgttagaGATGCTGCCACTTGATCTGATTGGTGGCATTTCCCTTCACTGGCTATTTGTCTACTTTTATTTTGCTAAAGATTTTAAATTTGGGGTAGAAAAACTTTCTGATTGATTTTTCTCTAGTAGTCCTTGGAAAGGAGTTTTCTATTAAAATATTGAATAGTATCATTCTCACACTCTGCAGTCTTGGTTTCTATATCTCCATTTCTGATCCACTTGAAATTTGGCTTACAAATaattattctctttctcttttctccattacCAGAGAACCAGATGTAAGTATCTTTGATACTTATACTACCTTTGCATTATGCTGTTTATCtcaaatttgttttctttctttttttaatttaatttaattttaaatttatttttacactccatattccactccctgcccccacccacccttcgactgctccacatcccacaactTCTCCCCAccctatacctcctccccaccctaccctgtCTCCATGTAGATGTCCCCACACCCCTAGCCTCAtctgaactctaaactccctggggcctccagtatcttgaggtttaggtgcatcatcactgaatgaacacagacccagaattcttctactgtatgtgtgttgggggcttcatatcagctggtgtatgctgtctatttggtagtccagtgtttgagacatctcaggggtccagattaattgagactgctggtcctcctacaggatcacccttctcctca harbors:
- the Olfr397 gene encoding olfactory receptor 397, encoding MERGNQTVVSEFLLLGLPIEPHQQDLFYALFLSMYLTTALGNLIIIILIHLDSHLHTPMYLFLSNLSFSDFCFSSVTIPKLLQNMQSQVPSIPYAGCLAQMYFFLLFADLESFLLVAMAYDRYVAICFPLHYTSIMSPKLCLCLVALSWLLTTVISLSHTLLMARLSFCANNVIPHFFCDMSALLKLACSDIQINKLMIFILGGLVIIVPFLLIFSSYARIVSSILKVPSSRSIRKAFSTCGSHLSVVSLFYGTIIGLYLCPSANNSTIKETVMAVMYTVVTPMLNPFIYSFRNQDIKGAFKKVFSKQMANFSLR